One window from the genome of Anopheles merus strain MAF chromosome 3R, AmerM5.1, whole genome shotgun sequence encodes:
- the LOC121597044 gene encoding phenoloxidase-activating factor 3-like isoform X3: MTTEYVLPVCLWTMDSALELIVGRNGTVVGFGLTERRDVVSKEQLQQAAIGVVDAQTCIASDPAAFGTHLPVETFCGKGLQNGAGACNGDSGDGMFFEVSGRWFVRGLVARLKPVRGSDGLCDPLQYTVYTDVAKYVEWIKRYVDRRVLPVENEVLGMDYEEQLRRLFNFDSCGLKSSVALYGRHNLTLPWLGEVMVPPNEDSARCIVTLISDRYAVGPAHCLVGRTPYISLDGVVLNDYLECYSNGSASSTCTAFKQRRKIQRVIVHPNFGKNNSTDNIALIELLSPAHTSHPNVLPICMPVMPELRTQAKTNLRVAAAEMHGAVAKNVPVRYLEPDECTKVYAEKQIVLNLDLHKRLCAVVESWEDEEACKPLVAGAPLQETKLFGGKEQYFLRGFELAGLACRSSAPAIFHSIEPYLDWILYNMMRYNVVEETDVPDAEITPPTLESEWNKLQQQPAISHPGSRLTFRHVLRGYQEHNPSAARSS; encoded by the exons ATGACTACCGAGTACGTGCTGCCCGTCTGTCTGTGGACGATGGACAGTGCGCTGGAGTTGATCGTGGGCAGAAATGGAACGGTTGTTGGATTTGGGCTGACCGAACGGCGCGATGTTGTGTCAAAGGAGCAGCTGCAACAAGCCGCGATTGGTGTGGTGGATGCGCAAACGTGCATTGCAAGTGATCCGGCCGCTTTCGGCACCCATCTCCCGGTGGAGACGTTCTGTGGCAAAGGACTACAGAACGGTGCGGGCGCTTGCAATGGTGATAGCGGCGATGGCATGTTCTTTGAGGTCAGCGGCCGATGGTTCGTGCGCGGCTTGGTGGCGCGGCTCAAACCAGTGCGGGGAAGTGACGGTCTGTGCGATCCGCTCCAGTACACCGTCTACACCGACGTGGCCAAGTACGTGGAATGGATTAAGCGATACGTCGATCGGCGTGTACTACCGGTCGAGAATGAGGTGCTGGGGATGGACTACGAGGAGCAGCTCCGTCGGCTGTTCAACTTTGACAGTTGCGGTTTAAAATCATCCGTCGCTTTGTATGGTCGACATAATTTAACTCTGCCCTGGTTGGGGGAAGTCATGGTTCCACCGAACGAAGACAGTGCTAGGTGTATAGTTACACTGATCAGCGATCGGTACGCTGTCGGGCCGGCCCATTGCCTCGTCGGTAGGAC ACCTTACATTTCGCTAGACGGTGTCGTGCTTAATGACTATTTGGAATGCTATTCCAATGGTAGTGCGTCCTCAACGTGTACCGCTTTTAAACAAAGGCGGAAAATTCAGAGGGTTATTGTACATCCAAACTTCGGCAAAAACAATTCGACAGACAATATTGCGCTGATCGAGCTGCTGAGCCCAGCACACACTAGCCACCCGAACGTGCTGCCTATCTGCATGCCCGTAATGCCCGAGCTAAGAACGCAAGCAAAGACCAATTTACGCGTGGCAGCCGCCGAAATGCACGGTGCTGTAGCAAAAAACGTTCCCGTCCGGTATCTGGAGCCCGACGAGTGCACGAAAGTGTACGCGGAAAAGCAAATTGTGCTGAATCTGGACCTGCACAAGCGACTGTGTGCCGTAGTAGAGAGCTGGGAGGACGAAGAAGCTTGCAAGCCACTGGTGGCAGGTGCACCGCTCCAAGAAACGAAGCTGTTCGGTGGTAAGGAGCAATACTTTCTGCGTGGATTTGAGCTGGCTGGGCTGGCTTGCCGTTCATCTGCGCCAGCAATTTTCCACAGTATCGAACCATACCTGGACTGGATACTGTACAACATGATGAGGTACAACGTGGTAGAAGAGACGGATGTACCAGATGCTGAGATAACTCCACCGACACTCGAGTCGGAGTGGAACAAGTTGCAGCAACAGCCG GCGATATCTCATCCTGGGAGTAGGCTCACATTTCGACACGTTCTTCGCGGATATCAAGAACATAATCCTTCCGCCGCCCGATCATCCTAG
- the LOC121597044 gene encoding phenoloxidase-activating factor 3-like isoform X4, whose translation MTTEYVLPVCLWTMDSALELIVGRNGTVVGFGLTERRDVVSKEQLQQAAIGVVDAQTCIASDPAAFGTHLPVETFCGKGLQNGAGACNGDSGDGMFFEVSGRWFVRGLVARLKPVRGSDGLCDPLQYTVYTDVAKYVEWIKRYVDRRVLPVENEVLGMDYEEQLRRLFNFDSCGLKSSVALYGRHNLTLPWLGEVMVPPNEDSARCIVTLISDRYAVGPAHCLVGRTPYISLDGVVLNDYLECYSNGSASSTCTAFKQRRKIQRVIVHPNFGKNNSTDNIALIELLSPAHTSHPNVLPICMPVMPELRTQAKTNLRVAAAEMHGAVAKNVPVRYLEPDECTKVYAEKQIVLNLDLHKRLCAVVESWEDEEACKPLVAGAPLQETKLFGGKEQYFLRGFELAGLACRSSAPAIFHSIEPYLDWILYNMMRYNVVEETDVPDAEITPPTLESEWNKLQQQPN comes from the exons ATGACTACCGAGTACGTGCTGCCCGTCTGTCTGTGGACGATGGACAGTGCGCTGGAGTTGATCGTGGGCAGAAATGGAACGGTTGTTGGATTTGGGCTGACCGAACGGCGCGATGTTGTGTCAAAGGAGCAGCTGCAACAAGCCGCGATTGGTGTGGTGGATGCGCAAACGTGCATTGCAAGTGATCCGGCCGCTTTCGGCACCCATCTCCCGGTGGAGACGTTCTGTGGCAAAGGACTACAGAACGGTGCGGGCGCTTGCAATGGTGATAGCGGCGATGGCATGTTCTTTGAGGTCAGCGGCCGATGGTTCGTGCGCGGCTTGGTGGCGCGGCTCAAACCAGTGCGGGGAAGTGACGGTCTGTGCGATCCGCTCCAGTACACCGTCTACACCGACGTGGCCAAGTACGTGGAATGGATTAAGCGATACGTCGATCGGCGTGTACTACCGGTCGAGAATGAGGTGCTGGGGATGGACTACGAGGAGCAGCTCCGTCGGCTGTTCAACTTTGACAGTTGCGGTTTAAAATCATCCGTCGCTTTGTATGGTCGACATAATTTAACTCTGCCCTGGTTGGGGGAAGTCATGGTTCCACCGAACGAAGACAGTGCTAGGTGTATAGTTACACTGATCAGCGATCGGTACGCTGTCGGGCCGGCCCATTGCCTCGTCGGTAGGAC ACCTTACATTTCGCTAGACGGTGTCGTGCTTAATGACTATTTGGAATGCTATTCCAATGGTAGTGCGTCCTCAACGTGTACCGCTTTTAAACAAAGGCGGAAAATTCAGAGGGTTATTGTACATCCAAACTTCGGCAAAAACAATTCGACAGACAATATTGCGCTGATCGAGCTGCTGAGCCCAGCACACACTAGCCACCCGAACGTGCTGCCTATCTGCATGCCCGTAATGCCCGAGCTAAGAACGCAAGCAAAGACCAATTTACGCGTGGCAGCCGCCGAAATGCACGGTGCTGTAGCAAAAAACGTTCCCGTCCGGTATCTGGAGCCCGACGAGTGCACGAAAGTGTACGCGGAAAAGCAAATTGTGCTGAATCTGGACCTGCACAAGCGACTGTGTGCCGTAGTAGAGAGCTGGGAGGACGAAGAAGCTTGCAAGCCACTGGTGGCAGGTGCACCGCTCCAAGAAACGAAGCTGTTCGGTGGTAAGGAGCAATACTTTCTGCGTGGATTTGAGCTGGCTGGGCTGGCTTGCCGTTCATCTGCGCCAGCAATTTTCCACAGTATCGAACCATACCTGGACTGGATACTGTACAACATGATGAGGTACAACGTGGTAGAAGAGACGGATGTACCAGATGCTGAGATAACTCCACCGACACTCGAGTCGGAGTGGAACAAGTTGCAGCAACAGCCG aaCTAA